In the Zingiber officinale cultivar Zhangliang chromosome 5A, Zo_v1.1, whole genome shotgun sequence genome, ACCTGCAAAGCATTGCGTTCAATTAACATACGTAAACCTAGAATATTGAAATGCATAAGAAGATGATGCAGCTTAtccaagttttattttaaattgatctGGTGTGAACTCAGGATGAACGGCACCAGAAACTAATAAAAGCTTATGCGAATTTTTTATATGCACGACTATTATAAAGCAGTAGAGCATTCCACAATTATGAAACAACAGCCTTATTTGTGTTCTAACTTCACCTTCTCATAGACAACTAACGGATAAAAAGAAGGAAATGAAGGCCTTTGCCTTTGTTTCAATAATTTGGTAACAGGCTAACAACTATATTCACCATTTCCTGGATCCCAAACTGACCTCCCTCAAAGACAATGTTCAAGATGCTTATGGTTTTCATCTATCTCATTCATCACCTCTTATTGGATAATACATCTCTGCATTACGTTTAAGAACACAATACAAAAAATAGCTCCCTTTCTACTCCTTTCTCAATATGATCCCTAATTTTCCATGAAAGGAACTAGACATATCTATACTATTTTCTTGATAATTCTAGGAATCCGTCTTGATGATCTCATCTTTATTATGAAATGAGAACTAAAGCGGTTTCAATTAACACATGTAAACCAAGAATATTGAAATGCATAACAAGATAACGCAGCTTATCCAAGGTTTATTTTAAATTGATCTGGTGTTAACTCAGGGTGAACTGCAACAGAAACTAAAAAAAGCTTTGCTAGTTTTTTGTATACAAGACTATTATAAAGCCATAGAGCATTCCACAATTATGGAACAACAGCCTTAATTGTGTTCTAACTTCATCTTCTCATGCCATTATCAAAGAGAAAGATAATTAACAGACCAAAAGAAGGAAATAAAGGTCTTTGCCTTTGTTTCAATAATTTGGTAACAGCTATATTCACCATTTCCGGGTTCCCAAACTAATCTCCCTCAAAGACATTGTTCAAGGTGATTATGGTTTTCTTCTATCTCATTCATCACCTATTATTGGACAATACATCTCTGCATTAAGTTTAAGAACACGATAGACAAAATAGGTCCCTTTCTAGACCTTGCTTAATATGATCCTTAATTTTCCATGAAAGGAACTAGACGTAtctatactatttttttttttttttttgaaaattctaggaATCCGTCTTGATGATCTCACCTGTGACAAGTAGGAACTGGCACTAACAATCAATAAATATCAGGATTCCTCAATCTTTGAATGATAAATGAAGGATAACATTCATATATTGGGGCAAACGTGATGGAAGGTTTCGACAGATGAAGGATCCGGGGTCGTCTTTAGCCCTATGGAAAAGCAGCTCTCTTACCATGGCACCTAATGTTGTCTTCCTATATAAAAATATCAAATCAATGCACAAAATAAACGAAATTCTAATGTGCATGCAAAACTCAGTGTCTAGcaatttttttaatctatttttctTCTCTCATTTTTGAGACAAGCAAACACTGAGAAGTTCTTCTGATGACAAACCACCCACATTGAACCCAAACAAACTTTTCCGTCATCCCACCATTATTATCTAAAGAAAGATATAGAAGCTCCAAAGCTAGTGTAGAAAACTCTGATTTTGATCACCAGTACCAAAATCTGAAGCAGTCCTTTAACTAGGAATCATCCGATCCCGTTGTCCTTGTCGATCGAGTAAGATTTCCCATAAAACTGAAAGTGTTTCCAAGAGCCACTAGGCAATCAAGAATATCCAGATCATTTGGCAAGCTAAAGAATCCGAACAAAGCAAGTGAAAAGCCACGGCAATCGACAAGAGAAGAAAAGGGGCGACCTGGCTGAGGGCGCAATGAAAGACTAGGGTGTCCTTGCCCTTGACAGCGTGGAGGAGGTCCGGCATCCTCTCCGAGAAGGTGTCGCTGGCATAGTGAAGCGACCCTGCGATGTGGGCGTCGTAACTCCTCTCCTCGTCCCTGCCCCACTCCATGGCGAATCAAAAACATTCCACGAACGATCGACATGGATCTGAAGGCAGGATGCGTCCGGTGCACCTACCTGACGTCGACGATGGCCACGCGAGGGTTGCGGGCGATGGAGATGAGCTGCGGCGCCGTGATGTACGAGAGGCTTCTCGCCATTCCCTGACCTCGCGCCGTAGCCGCTGACACCCTTTTCTGTCTTTTCCCCAGCGTCTTGGGATCGTTTTTATTGGGAAATTTCTATTTCAACACAAAATTTTACCTATTTTCTAAAACACACCATAGAGGTTTGAAATTATAAACAAATCTCTCTTAGTTTCAAATTTGCACTATTTTCCTCAAAATTTGCAGTAGCTTAAAAGTCcttgaaatttttaaatttaaaatttaaaaaatattatcaatTAGCAATATTTCAgttaaaaatcacaaaaaaaaaaattatttgaaacttcTATCaaactccaaaaaaaaaaaagagagtcaaAATTAGTTTAATCATTcagatatttttatttatatttttaataaaaataatatcaaaatttgtATAGGGCTCTCAATAGAGTTTGAACTGTTTTTGATTTGAGCAATCATTTCTTTAgtcaaaatatgtttttaagttaaacaatCATTTTCAATATTAATTATTCTTGATGGGAACAAAGTCTCAAAAGTTTCTTAGTGCCTACTCTACTTGTAGCATTAGTAGAAtatctattttaaataaaaaaaaaaaaatttgtttcacCTATACAATAACTTCTTTTTCCaattaaaaatatcttctttgaGCTAAAACAAATATTTATATCACAAAGTGCaacaagtaaaaagaaaatataatcaTTCAACTTAAACCTATTTTTCCACCGAAAACTATTACATATATTATTCAACTATAATCCCAAATCTCTCAAAAATAGAGTTACCGAAAGATCTACACTTGTATTGGACGACATATATATTCCACAATTGAatactaaaattttaaacatcaaATACATTTAAATGACTACGTGGCTAAATAATTCAAGCAACTCATAGGAGTTGAGCCACGATTATTTTGATCTTTAGCTTAAACTCTTCAACATTCCGGCGTGAGAGAATGATCCTTCGTATTGTCTTGACAATAATAGTAGATCATGTAGTTATTTTGCGCCCACTTCATCGCGTTAGATTGTTGAGGACTAAGTCCCCGActattggcgccgttgccggaggGCGACATAAGACCATCTCGGATTTTAAGATCGGTGAAGCTCGACACAAAGGGTTGGTAGTGATAGTCGACCTTATACCTACCATTTTCAGTCGCCCATGATGATGCATCCCAAATGGAGCTGTAAATCCACATTTCTCGTTGCGGGAATGTTGCCTCTATCTTCTTCGTGTATTGACGAATTGGCACATCGTCAACGAAAAATCTACGAATACAAATTAATTAGCAATCCATACAACTATTAAAAGTCAACTCTCATAAACACAGCAACAAAAGGAAAGTCAAAATGGTCATCGAAATTAAGGCGGCAATTATTAGAATCAACTGTGCGAATGGATAAAAAGTCCACCAGTTAAAGTCAAACACAGTCACAAAATGTTTGACTTGATGTCggtttggttgaatttcatcgttAGAATGCTTACACGATCTCATCGGGGTTCCAAAGAATGGCGTAGTGGTGGAAGCCGGCGGTGGGGTCGAACCAGAGGTGGAACCTCATCTCCCTCCCCACCAGCCGGCGGCCGTCGCCGCTGCCTCTCACGTACACGTTCGTCTGCAGCACGTACGGCTTTCCGGCGACGTTCCCCAGCAGCTCCATGTCCACCTCGTCGTGGAATCCAGGATAAGCTTGATCATTCGATAACTAAATGCAAATCCGGCTCGATAAATCAATTATATATGAACAGTTGGCGTTTTAAGAATCATCGATCGACTCACGTAGAAGGCTGTGTTGACTCCGGCGGTGTAGCCGCCCtggagcttgatggaggcgccGAAGTACCCGCTTCTGTACGATCTCTTCGACTTAAACCCACTTCCTGCAGGTGTTTAACCACAAGTTCCGTACGTAATTGACGatcagaaatatatatatatataatacgaTTTAAAAATATAcctgagcttttatcgagccaaATGGTGGCAGAGAGCTGATCTTGGGAGATCGACTGGTGCTGGGCACCCCAAAGAGTTGCGTATCCATCGAAGAATCTTATCGGTGCAATAGACGAACTGGGACGGTACCCTGGAGAAGGCTGAGCATCGGCAACAGagctgaggaggaggaggaggaagaagggaagGAGAGAAGCCATGCTCATCAGCTGTTTGTTCAAATGTCAGTATGGATTAGAG is a window encoding:
- the LOC121983243 gene encoding probable xyloglucan endotransglucosylase/hydrolase protein 32, which encodes MSMASLLPFFLLLLLSSVADAQPSPGYRPSSSIAPIRFFDGYATLWGAQHQSISQDQLSATIWLDKSSGSGFKSKRSYRSGYFGASIKLQGGYTAGVNTAFYLSNDQAYPGFHDEVDMELLGNVAGKPYVLQTNVYVRGSGDGRRLVGREMRFHLWFDPTAGFHHYAILWNPDEIVFFVDDVPIRQYTKKIEATFPQREMWIYSSIWDASSWATENGRYKVDYHYQPFVSSFTDLKIRDGLMSPSGNGANSRGLSPQQSNAMKWAQNNYMIYYYCQDNTKDHSLTPEC
- the LOC121981803 gene encoding arsenate reductase 2.2-like, which translates into the protein MARSLSYITAPQLISIARNPRVAIVDVRDEERSYDAHIAGSLHYASDTFSERMPDLLHAVKGKDTLVFHCALSQVRGPSCARKFLEYLSETKDAGINNVMVLDRGFNGWHASGNPVCQCTTNPCTGNCA